A genomic segment from Acyrthosiphon pisum isolate AL4f chromosome A3, pea_aphid_22Mar2018_4r6ur, whole genome shotgun sequence encodes:
- the LOC100164783 gene encoding pollen-specific leucine-rich repeat extensin-like protein 1, translating to MNRFGQMSLILLVVAASHVYGQVQTSTPCSLSFYRYLFNLPGEKIRPNVPEGTYMFGKRVGPATPEGQASDNLPSIIKPAPSYEAPVYLPPPTTTTTTTTTTLRPSTAAPEYIPPPQNPYYPSESINTVSVVQPAKPACDHPEHVHVVDTGLLPPYQTKFQPQPTFQPQPTFFVPRFAPPPKPQVSVSISDNEIYSEQRKPVAVQRFAVPTPPPQFLRPYIAPAPAAAPAEDCDKHVHVTSTTTTTTTTTTTPEPEPSTEGVVETRQNEISIVPDTKHPADCGHKHHNVVVQSLGVPSTDYGVVSAPALVPSASAGYSYDRPSEPLAYPSAATGYNYPKASPSFEYPGAFSAQGTALFESESPKSSPSGTEDGDLVILKV from the coding sequence ATGAACAGATTCGGCCAAATGTCGTTGATACTCTTGGTAGTGGCAGCGAGCCACGTTTACGGACAAGTGCAGACCAGCACGCCTTGTTCACTGTCGTTCTACCGGTACCTGTTCAATTTGCCCGGTGAGAAGATACGACCTAACGTACCAGAAGGAACTTACATGTTCGGCAAGCGAGTTGGCCCGGCTACACCGGAAGGTCAAGCCTCAGACAACCTGCCATCCATCATCAAACCTGCACCGTCGTACGAAGCTCCTGTGTATCTTCCGCCACCAACTACCACAACCACGACCACGACTACTACATTGAGACCGTCCACGGCGGCACCAGAGTACATACCACCACCACAGAACCCATACTACCCGTCCGAGTCCATCAACACGGTATCAGTGGTACAGCCCGCCAAACCAGCATGCGACCACCCGGAACACGTGCACGTCGTGGACACCGGGCTCTTGCCACCATACCAGACCAAGTTCCAGCCACAACCCACATTTCAGCCACAGCCCACGTTCTTCGTGCCACGTTTCGCCCCCCCACCCAAGCCACAGGTATCAGTATCCATCAGTGACAACGAAATATACTCCGAACAACGGAAACCCGTGGCCGTCCAGAGGTTTGCCGTGCCCACACCACCACCACAGTTCCTCCGACCATACATTGCACCGGCACCAGCTGCAGCCCCAGCTGAGGACTGTGATAAACACGTTCACGTGACCAGCACCACAACTACCACCACAACCACCACCACGACACCAGAGCCCGAGCCCAGCACCGAAGGGGTGGTTGAGACTCGTCAGAACGAGATATCCATCGTACCAGATACCAAGCACCCAGCTGACTGTGGCCACAAGCACCACAACGTTGTTGTCCAGTCCCTAGGAGTTCCATCCACTGACTACGGTGTGGTTTCGGCCCCTGCCCTCGTCCCGTCTGCGTCCGCCGGCTATTCATACGACCGGCCCAGCGAGCCGTTAGCGTATCCGTCAGCCGCAACCGGTTACAATTACCCCAAAGCCAGCCCGTCGTTCGAGTATCCAGGTGCGTTTTCAGCACAGGGCACCGCCTTGTTCGAGTCCGAATCACCTAAGTCGTCTCCCAGTGGAACCGAAGATGGTGACCTGGTCATCCTCAAGGTCTAG